The following proteins come from a genomic window of Oricola thermophila:
- a CDS encoding Ldh family oxidoreductase → MTQPRKSRPTPPRAQVRALEGFCHAVLLAAGADEATADAAVSAMMHGSRLGVDSHGVRLLDHYVRALRGGRIAAAPKLRLVSETGATASLDAGHAHGALAAYTAMDHALRLADQFGIGAVAIRNTSHFGPAGAYAIRAAERGCMGLAVCNSDSFVRLHDGAERFHGTNPVAFAVPVAGERPWLLDMATSAITYNRVQLHRSIGADLPTGVASAEDGTETVDPDGAAMLAPLGGLFGFKGAGLAGMVEILSAALAGMRFSAEILPMSGPDFATPREMGAFVLAIRPTAFLAEDTFAQGVHRYLAALRGSAARPGATVMAPGDREWAEEKRRLAGGVPIDPETERAFRRLGREYGVEPPFG, encoded by the coding sequence ATGACGCAGCCGAGGAAAAGCCGTCCGACCCCGCCGCGTGCGCAGGTCCGCGCGCTCGAGGGCTTCTGCCACGCCGTGCTGCTGGCCGCCGGCGCCGACGAGGCAACGGCCGATGCGGCAGTCTCTGCCATGATGCACGGCTCGCGTCTCGGCGTCGACAGTCACGGGGTGCGCCTGCTCGACCACTACGTCCGCGCGCTGCGCGGCGGGCGGATAGCGGCGGCGCCGAAGCTTCGCCTGGTCTCGGAAACGGGCGCGACGGCATCGCTGGATGCCGGCCACGCCCACGGCGCGCTTGCCGCATACACGGCCATGGATCACGCGCTGCGGCTGGCCGACCAGTTCGGCATCGGTGCCGTGGCAATCCGCAACACGTCCCATTTCGGGCCGGCCGGCGCCTACGCGATCAGGGCCGCCGAACGCGGCTGCATGGGCCTTGCGGTCTGCAATTCGGACAGTTTCGTGCGGCTGCACGACGGCGCGGAGCGCTTTCACGGCACCAACCCGGTGGCCTTTGCCGTTCCCGTGGCGGGGGAGCGGCCCTGGCTGCTCGACATGGCAACCAGCGCCATTACCTACAACCGCGTCCAGCTGCACCGCAGCATCGGCGCGGACCTGCCGACCGGCGTCGCCTCGGCGGAAGACGGCACGGAAACCGTCGATCCGGACGGCGCGGCCATGCTCGCGCCACTGGGCGGCCTGTTCGGCTTCAAGGGCGCGGGACTGGCAGGGATGGTGGAGATTCTCAGCGCGGCCCTGGCGGGCATGCGGTTCAGCGCGGAAATCCTGCCGATGAGCGGCCCGGATTTTGCCACGCCCCGCGAAATGGGCGCCTTCGTGCTCGCAATCCGGCCAACGGCCTTCCTCGCGGAGGACACCTTCGCGCAGGGCGTGCACCGCTACCTGGCCGCGCTGCGCGGGTCGGCGGCGCGGCCGGGGGCGACGGTGATGGCTCCCGGCGACCGGGAATGGGCAGAGGAGAAACGGCGCCTTGCAGGGGGCGTGCCGATCGACCCGGAGACGGAGCGGGCGTTCCGGCGGCTCGGTCGGGAATACGGGGTCGAACCGCCGTTCGGATAG
- a CDS encoding TRAP transporter small permease, whose protein sequence is MTAVGKQQHSVLARAYRFLTRAEAALAAVLLVLMVVLIFTGGVARMARHPLNWTTDFATCFFAWAAFLAADVAWRNDALMSVTVLTDRLGERVRHWLVCLNYLIICGFLVHVIYSGTRLAILSSSRSFQGIPWISYSWVTMSLPVGATLLLVTTVIKLRAAMARAAVAPEARSTSERGATP, encoded by the coding sequence ATGACCGCGGTCGGGAAACAGCAGCATTCCGTTCTCGCCAGGGCCTACCGGTTCCTGACGCGCGCGGAGGCCGCCCTGGCCGCGGTCCTGCTCGTTCTCATGGTGGTGCTGATCTTCACCGGGGGCGTCGCGCGCATGGCGCGGCACCCGCTCAACTGGACCACCGACTTCGCCACCTGCTTCTTTGCCTGGGCGGCCTTCCTTGCCGCCGACGTGGCATGGCGCAACGACGCGCTGATGAGCGTGACCGTCCTGACAGACCGACTCGGCGAAAGGGTGCGCCACTGGCTCGTCTGTCTCAACTACCTGATAATCTGCGGCTTTCTGGTCCATGTCATCTACTCGGGAACGCGGCTCGCCATCCTGTCGAGTTCGCGCAGCTTCCAGGGCATCCCGTGGATCAGCTACTCGTGGGTGACGATGAGCCTTCCGGTCGGCGCGACGCTGCTGCTGGTGACGACCGTCATCAAGCTGCGCGCGGCGATGGCGCGCGCCGCGGTCGCGCCGGAGGCCCGGTCGACGAGCGAGCGGGGGGCGACGCCATGA
- a CDS encoding C4-dicarboxylate TRAP transporter substrate-binding protein yields MKLTKILMTACAATGLAFAGPAAAQDTFTLRFNHVLGPGEPFHEGFLKWAERVGERTNGGLKMEVFHSAQLGVEEDIIEQIRQGANIGQNTDSARLGNYVPGIAIINGPYFVDSMEQAFELAELPTIQKWQQELADEHGLKVVCFDWVQGFRNFYTNKPIRSPEDLAGQRIRTPPAPIWQESIRALGAEPVAMAFGDVYPGLQQKAIDGAELVYPNITAGKLYEVLDHASETKHILLVNFQVVSSQWFNGLPEDYQTALVEECRAAGQETSAVIAEATEKAKQEVIANGMQVVEDVDLDAFREAGNAAYEKLGLTEAVEQVRAEMNR; encoded by the coding sequence ATGAAGCTGACCAAGATACTGATGACGGCCTGCGCCGCGACGGGGCTGGCATTTGCCGGACCGGCTGCCGCGCAGGACACGTTCACGCTGCGATTCAACCACGTGCTGGGACCGGGCGAACCGTTCCACGAGGGCTTCCTGAAATGGGCCGAGCGGGTCGGCGAACGCACCAATGGCGGCCTCAAGATGGAAGTGTTCCACAGTGCCCAGCTCGGCGTCGAGGAGGACATCATCGAGCAGATCCGCCAGGGCGCCAATATCGGCCAGAACACCGACAGCGCGCGGCTCGGCAACTACGTTCCGGGTATCGCCATCATCAACGGTCCCTATTTCGTCGACAGCATGGAACAGGCCTTCGAACTGGCGGAGCTGCCGACGATCCAGAAGTGGCAGCAGGAACTGGCCGACGAGCACGGGCTCAAGGTCGTCTGCTTCGACTGGGTGCAGGGCTTCCGCAATTTCTACACCAACAAGCCGATCCGCTCGCCCGAGGACCTGGCGGGACAGCGCATCAGGACGCCCCCGGCGCCGATCTGGCAGGAGTCGATCCGGGCGCTCGGCGCGGAACCGGTGGCAATGGCCTTCGGCGACGTCTATCCCGGCCTGCAGCAGAAGGCGATCGACGGCGCGGAGCTGGTCTATCCTAACATCACGGCGGGCAAGCTCTACGAGGTGCTTGACCATGCCAGCGAGACCAAGCACATCCTGCTGGTCAATTTCCAGGTGGTGAGCTCGCAATGGTTCAACGGCCTGCCGGAGGATTACCAGACAGCGCTGGTCGAGGAATGCCGCGCCGCCGGGCAGGAGACGTCGGCGGTGATCGCCGAGGCTACCGAGAAGGCCAAGCAGGAGGTCATTGCGAATGGCATGCAGGTTGTCGAGGACGTCGATCTCGACGCGTTCAGGGAGGCCGGCAACGCGGCCTACGAGAAGCTCGGCCTCACCGAGGCGGTCGAGCAGGTCCGCGCCGAGATGAACCGTTAG